The following DNA comes from Silurus meridionalis isolate SWU-2019-XX chromosome 14, ASM1480568v1, whole genome shotgun sequence.
taGCTCACGAGCTAATTCTGCTAAAACAAACAGTAGTTCCTATGACCATTTcgtattttaaatattcagcTCCTCAATATGACCACGTcgtatatgttttaaaaatgcactATTCCCCCGACTGAAGATTAATTTAAGAATTTTAGTGAATGAATCTCCGTCATCCTGCAcaaactgagcagttatggaGCAGCACTCGTTTCCTGTCGACGCTAACACGCTGCAAGCATCTTACACACAGCGCATACAgctagaaaaaagaaagaatgcacCTCCGTGGAATAATACACTTTAGAGAAAGGTTGGACAAACCTGTGCGgttctttcttttcactttccTTTGGATAAGAGAAAGAGGATGTGGCCAGCCGCAGTGCTGCTAGCACTCTGCCCAAGTAGCTCCGGGTCGGCAAAACAAAAGCGGCACGTCTGCGCATGCGTACTACAGAACTCGGTAAGACGCACACTGCTCCCTTCTAAATTTCAGTCCATCACCCGGCATAAATTCCAAACCAGCAGACGAAGCAAAGCGAAAAACAGAGTCTAATCCAAGAACAAATCCACACAATATTATTTTAgatctttttattctttctagAGTTTCTAAAGATGAATAGCATCAAGTAAACTCATTCAGCTCTACTATAAATCAGGGGTTCTCAAGATGTTCTGtagactttttttaaaaactagaAAATAGGTTTGGCAGCTCCATTAAGAACTGAATTTTTTATGAACAAAATTTAAGGCTCATAAttcaaatgtacaaaaaataaaaaaactacaagTGGAgcttaaatggaaaaaaaaaaacatggagtgCTCCCTGACTGTTCCACAAAAGACCTTAACTTATTTCAtgcctgttttttatttatttattaaggtagatagatagatagatagatagatagatagatagatagatagatagatagatagatagatagatagatagagcaggtaaaataagtattgaacacatcaCCATTGTTctcagtaaatacatttttaaggaaatttttaccagatgttggtaacaacccatgcAACCCAAACTTAGAAAGAATCAAACTACATATTTCCATAAATTAggttatgtgtaataatgtgaaatgacaggggaaaagtattgaacagtatttaaaagtttgtacaaaagcctttgttggtaaTGACCTCTTTAAGACACCTCCTGTATACAGAAACCAGTTGCACGCATTGTTCAGGTGTGATTTTGGCCCATTGTTCTACACAGCCTTCAAATCTTGAAGGTTCTGTGGAACAGCGCTAGTGTTAGAGTGTGGCTATCTCTatcactatggattctttaaagTTTTCAGGCTTACTCAAAGCTACTGTAGGTAGCGCTAGTGTTAGCCGCTAACTAGGAAGTGGCTATctctagcactatggattctttaaagTTTTCAGGCTTACgcaaacaaatcttatttccggtacggagtgTGTAGCCACAGcgacactgcactaactctagtttctttttttatacccctggcattgttgtgtatgttttgatgtttaataataataataataataataataataaaaattgctcaaagtgcgaggcagagactaaacaaacgtgCAGTACTTTATTTCCTGAgaaaactcagattttaactatgttccaccTGTAAAAGGATTGTATATATGAGAGGTTGACCGATATGGGGTTTTCTCTGGCCGATGtcgatatttagaaatcatggCAGCCGTTGGCCGATATTTGAAGCCGTTTTTTTTGCCCGATATGTTTAGGCCGATTTTCTTTGATCCCCTTCCTCTCATAGAATCTAATAGTTAGAAATTGCTTACATTTTCTGCATCGTCTTATTTATTAACATCTGGTTATCTACATTTAGTAATGAACACTCGGGGCTGAATCATAGACAGTATATGTCCTGTAGGTGGTGCTGTAGACTAGATGGCTGTTTCTGCTGCCACCAAGGTTCAGGATCCTTTAGAAATTCACATAAAACCCCCATAAAACAAATGCATTGACTCTCAAAGATAAACTCTCCTTTTATTTACTAAACATATTCAGAAAATCCAAAGGTTAAgtcaattaattttaaatatttttcatgtttagtgCATTGTACAGGGTGTGCCACGGAAAAGTAGCCCACAAGCGTGGCACCGGTATTGTAGGCGGGTTTCTTTTCCATGGCCCATCCTGTATTTTGCTGTGAAACATTTATGTTGGAGTGTTTTGTATATAAACGTGACAGTATATGGATACACAAACCGTATAATTGATAACAGGAATACACAAATTATACAATTAGTGTTAAAATTTGTGTACTAATTTGTGGTAAGGTTTTAACAGCCTGTTTATTTTAGCTGAACACACAAATTTGAAAGAATTGTTACTAGTATTGAAAGAATTATTACTAGTAAAGAACTAGTAACTAGTTACAAAAAATATTGCTGATTATCTGTGCCAGACATGCTACAAGCCATCACACTGTTATGGCTCAGCTGGCATAAAGAAACTGgaaaatgtattgtgtgttgtgtttaggGGGAAAATATAGTTAAAAAGACTGCTACTTTTTTGTAGGGGTTGGAAAAGTGGGCTATAAATCATTTGTATTTACCACATCTTTTCATGCTGTGCACCACTTTTGAGCCAGCACTGATATGACCAATAACCAATCACCTTGTGCCATTCCTGTACATGTCCAGGGTTTGTGCAggtatttgtttttcttgttacTGGCACATTTCAGAGTGAGATAAGAGACCAATCTGGAATGTCTCAACCTTCAGTGACCCATATACTGTGTACTGCATTTCATCATCGGGTTTGTTCTgctcacctgttttttttttacattgaggaTATACTGGTGCCCTGAGAGACTGAAAGGTGTATCAGTGTTCTGGCAGGACTTCTGGCTGATAGTCCCAGGGACACTTAAAAAAGATCAGTTTCTCTGTGTGATTGTGCTTGGTTTCCGTGATTGCTTgggattttcttttgtttatttttttttccatttttatgtcTAACCCTTTTTTCTTATCTCATTTCCTCTTCCATTTCACATCGGTGTAGTTCTTATTTAAAATAACGCTtaactattaaaaaatgtatgacaaACTCAATTTTGACTCATATAATTGTCTTCCTTCCCGCGGTCAGTTCCTTGTGATCTTAGCCTTCTATCAAGTTTTCTGAGTGTCACTAAGTGCAGTTCAGCTCCAGCATAATTATTCTttgcattttacaaaaaaaaaaaaagtattaccAAAACATCTTGTATGAATGATTAAGGGTAAATGATattatacactattattattatattatattactattatttttattatattaaatatcggttaaaatatttaataacgattaatcgcaacttaatcacacattattatctgttctaaatgtaccttcaattttttttgtttttttgtttttaatactccaATCAACaagggcatggacaaatatggatgctttatgtaaatgcatgattattattagcgAAACCATcatcaacatagagcatgaagacaaaatcttcttgtaaatgtttaaaagtaattatggtgttttaaattacataaatcatcaggacaacTAATGGAACTTTTGCCATTTTTCCAcatggacggttttaattgctgggTGTGTGCACCGTGGCGGCTTTGGTCTGGGCTACAACTCTCTGATCCATTATCACAGTAGATGGCGGAAATGACCGAATGCGAACCGGCAATAAAAAAGAAGATTCATTTcagcagattttggtgcttgatttgagacttggcacataagtaaaacaaatgtttagtgattaaaatgaatcttttataatttatcattattttattttagatgtcgtaaataaatgtgttgaaggttttaattttgcctcttttatatttatttatttatatttttgttaaaaatggtcaaacagaaatgcacgctgcttACAGTATACCACACTGACTTTCTAAATACTACATATAGCTATTGAAgatgtaattaataaatgtttgtttccaTAATCAAACAGAAAACCAAGTTAAGCATGAAAAGCACCTTTATTTATGAAACAGTAGAAAAGAGATAAGCATAAGACTTTACACGAGAAATTCTGTAAGAAATAGTGCACTCATTAAAGCAGTACAGAAAGTGTAGTATTTCGCTCATATACAAATCCTATTATTAAAAACGTACACGTTTTCAGTGTTGTCTCAAGCTGCCCAGCAGGCCAGAGATACACTGCTGTCCTAAACAGTGTACGGATTAAACACATCAGTACATATACTGTGTGATAAACCAGGTTAGGCACTTTAAAATAGAATTGTgtttttagttacattttagATACTATGCACAGATCCATGAACATAACACAACAATTCCTTGCGTGACTGTATATAAGAGTTGCCCTGCTCTAAATTTAAGGCATAAACTGGATGACGTACTTGCATTGATGAAATGATACGGCTGGGATGGCCGTCAGGGTGCAGTGTAATCTgatcttcagagaggagatAGTATGTGTGCAGCAACTGCATAGTGGGGAAGGGGGGATTAAAAGAACCAAGGTTTTGAAGTAAAGATGTATAGTAGTACAAAGCTGTATACGGTATATAGAAAGAAGATTGGCAAACACTATTCCTCAATCTCGTtgcaacaaataaaaacaaaaaagagagaaaaaagtgagtTTTACAAAAGAAATGATCTGCCCTTGTTCCAATCTGTggtcattaataataaacagaagcTACATCCTCTTATAAAGCCTTGAGTCCTTGAAGTTCTTTTGGGTTTCTAATGCTGTCACTTACACACAGCCTACTTCAAACAGTTTGACCAGCTCTTTGCAGTCGGGGTCAATAAGATCTGCTGGCTTCTCCCCATTTGCATTCTTAGCTTCTGAACTTGCACCTAGAGAAAGTAGATACCTGTGGAGAAGAGCAGATTCATTCACTAAAGACGCAACAGAAAGtcatatattatttgtattctttAACATCTGCTACTGTTATTTCTCGACCTTCCGCTGCATTTACACGTAAACAAGTATATACTATACCGTGCAATCTCAGGGTAGCTATCACTGCAGGCCATATGCAGAGGTGTCCAGCCATCCTCATCTCTTTGATGAACGTCAGCTCCATATTTAATCAGAAGCTTCACGCACTCCAGGTTCCCTGAGAGAACAGCCTCATGGAGAGCTGCCATGCCTATttggaagaaagacagagatgaGAAGATAAATGGGcttgtttttcacattttaactCACAGATGTTTCTTATTTATCTTGCTTCAAGACATTACAAAGTTACCTACACCTGTTACCTCTTCTCAAGTTTGTTTTTGTCcattgattaatcagttatcaatagtggcaaaaaaaaaccccattaaaaatacaaaacttgTTTACCAGAATGGAAGATCTTGTCCACTCGCACTTTCCTCGCTCTCATAAAGCGCCCAATCATTTCCAGATCTCCTTGCCGGACATAATCCTGGAAGATGACATCGTTGGTAAAGCGGACGGTCCGATTAGGCTTGCTTGTTACAATGGGAGTCTGCGGCGCAGGTGTACTGTGATTTCTGACATGTCGTGAGGGCTTGCTGTAGACAGACGTGTAGGAGGAAGAAGCGGTTTTGTAAACAGGGGTGTATGCAGGCGGAGTGTAGTAGGTTGGTGTGTATTTTGCTGAGCTGTAGTGGCTTGTAGAGTAGGAGCTCGTGGAGTACTCCTGCTTTGGAGTGTAATGCCTAGGAGtgtagtgtgttggtgtgtatgtgcTCGGACGTGTGTACTGAGACACAAGGTTCTGGCAGCTGTACTTCATAACTGCAATCACTACGCTACGGCCTCCACTGCTGCTTCGAGCATAGGACTAGGTGCAagagaaatgcagaaaaataaaaaaagttttacaaaacAAGCAAGATCCGTAATGTGAGCGCCCTCCTTTCTGTGTTACTTTCTTCAGTGGCCTTCCAGTACAAAAGCTGAAATCCTTCACAGTCCTTCTTTTGTACCTTATCCTCTTCTGTTACTGTTCTCAGTAGACTTTCAACAACCTCTCAAATGTCTTTCCAAACAAATTTTTTAGTTTCCGACTGTCACTCAGCTTTATCGTTCCTCCTTACTATACCTCTGCTTGTGTCTTGTGCTTTCTCATTTTGGGTTCCCGTCTGACTGTACAGGCTGAAGTAGAACCCTTTATAGATTTTGTCAAGTTATTTTAGGGATGTCGTTCCTTGTATCAAGTGACTTCCCCACACAGTGGCGAGTGGCTGCCCCATAGCCACTCCTCGAATGGTGTCACATGTGCCATGACCTTTGACTCTACTCCCCATGAAACACTTTCAAAAATTCAATCAATACGTGCATTTTGACATGAAGGACCTAGACCTGTATTTGGAAGCAGTAGTATTAACAAACTTGGTTCACTTGGATGTCGACTTCAGGCAGCAAATGCCCAGAAATTAGAGTTTTATCAGAGACACATGCTTCCTTAGCACCTGCAGGAGCCCCATGTGATCTttaatgtgatgtgtgttgtgttattaaTCATCTCACTTCATGCCGGTCAACAGCAGTTACGTAATGTTATGTGCCTTGGAACTGGGGCATAGCATTCAGTATATGGTCTCCCAAGGGTGAATGGAGTCTCTGGTAAACCACTTTTTTATCTCAAACAGAAAAAATACCACATCACATTACTGTATGCTGCTCTAGTGGAAGCATTTGGAATATGAGctataataacacatttttctATGTACCGGAGTTCATTTCAAATCTGCACAAAGTTCATGCATTTTTTCTTAATTGTCTACatttacaatgaaataaaaccatttatttAGAGTTATGgtgaaaaatattataaagatagatatatagataatgTAGAAAATAACACACAAAGACAACACTGCATGAGTTCTTTTAGACAAACAAGTTTCAACTCTAGTTTGTTTAACTGCTGCCAAATGTGAGGTCAGAGATAACATATAAATCAAACTCACTTTAACACTTTTAGACATGGGATGAGGACAGTCACACGGTGTGACTCGagaaatgtatttcatttcactttgtTTGCATGGGGGTTAGTGGTGTCATATGAGTGTGGGTCTGAAGTGATCTAatttttatgtgtgtgagtTGGCACAGCTATCCATCTAGGGGCATGTAAGTAAAAGATAAAAGGTTTCAGGTTCAGTGAAATCACTTTAGTGCATTTCCCTTAATATTTATTAGGTTAGAAGTGATGTCACAGATATAAAAGGAAGTTCATATTAACCATCCTTCACTATCCACTATTGCTTGCTTTCAGACACACAAATGCAGGCAGAAAGTGCTAATGTTATACCTATAAGTCAAgccaagttaaaaaaaatggtgtgaAACAAGAATGTTCTTCTTCTCATGTAATGCTGTGCTGTGTGACCAGGCTCTGGTCCAGACCATTATAGACACAGTGCCCTGTAGGAAAACCGAGTCTTCTGAGAGTGACAGAGCTAGTTCAGTCTGGATTTTTAATGGTCTTGGGCTCTGCACTAAGCATTTCAATGGATGTGATTCCTAGCCAAGAGGAATAGCAAGGACATGCACTAATCTTCTGATCTCTTCCTCATTGCACGAATAAACTCCCAGGCAGTGACCTGGCCAGCAGACATCGATTGCATAATTAATACCCATTTTGATGATATTTTAAtgcttattaatttttatttccctATACTTTCAGTTACTTGGTATTAGATCTGTCATCTTGCTGCTTCCCCACCGgtctaaatgaaataaaatactaagcaaggcataataaaaaaatatttttaaaaacaacctCTCATGTAAAAGAAATGAGTGAGTAACTGCAGTTATCCTTGGTTAAACCCCCTTGGAAACAACATTCTGTTATGGTCAAGTGCATAGTGATGCTTGATAAAGTGCTCAGGTCTAGACAAATTGATTTCGCAGCAACTGAAAGTTTGTGACTGCAGACTGCCTCTTTGACACTTTGCTATCATATTTCACACTGACTTATACAGCAGTGCTTATAGAAGGTTACTAAGCTCCACCTACTGATCAAGCAACAAGagttgtgattggctgggaaAGGGTTGTTTATATGAGCAGCTTGCGTCATCCTTTGGATATGGTCCAGGATGCTGTGACCTCTCAAACAGTGTGGACACCGCCACACACCAGGAATATTTAGCTCCTCTAATACAACCACACAATTTATATAgtaccctttaaaaaaaaattacaaacagaCTGTAAGCAATAGATCCttgcagcatttaaaaaaaaaaagattataagcCAACATAATCCATGAAATGAAAAAGGTCAGAGTGCATACTGTTatgtaatgttaaaaaaagagttttcaaataaaacatttgaacgCTTGGCTATTAAAACtcaactaacaaacaaacaaatcaagtTAATTCTGctgcacaaaatgtaaacaaatccCAGCATGATTCTAACCAGGTGATGcagttactgaaaatgaatgaatgaaaaaatgaataaacaaataaataaaataatacaataaagaaTCACAAGAGCAACctgtttattctgtttatacAAAATAAGTCAAGCTGAATCATATTTATGCACAGCTTATGCACATTTTTTCACTGCCATAGTCTTTagatttatttgctgtacatatattaaatgacaatccatccatccatccatccatccatccatccatccatccatccatccatccatccacggAAACTGGTATTGTCATAAATTTATTGgctctattcaattcaattcatttttatttgtaaagcacttttaacagtggacatggTCTCAACGATAGAGATTGTTCtttaaggaagaaacctttagaggaatcagactcaagaaggaacctatcctcatctggTGGCACCGAATGTGCATAGTTGTTCTAATACAATAAGGCATTCCATAAGTTGACACTCCCTCTTCTATATGTTATACTTCAATGTTCTTGGTGTAAAAACTGTTCTGAACTGTTTTATTTAGATATGAATCGTAGTAGGTGCTTGGGGTCTGGCTGAGGGATGACCTTCAAATCAAGGCTCAAAGCCACCAGTAGATTAAAGCTGAAGGCATTTCTACATGCAGCCAAACACATGCTTGTGCTCTTACACTAGccagaaaattattattatttttttccttaataagGGATATGCATAAAGTCATATTTAAATGCAACATTGAAATTGGAAGATTGTTTTAAAGTTGAGTTGTTGAGTAGTGGttgaattataaatatataatacttgGCCAAAGTCTGTCTAGAAATGACTGGCATTGAGTAGGTGGGTGTGTGAAATCTTTGCTTACTAACTGGTGCAGCGGTTGTTATGTACAGCATAGCAAACATGAGCGATTGAGAAATTGAGAGTCTACCATGAAATAGAGTTTTGTGAGGGGGTAAAATTACCAACACACAAGCCAAAGGCACTAAGTCCATTTAATGCCAAATCTGCATTCTCAGAATATGATCCAAGTACAAAAAAGCACAGCATACAGGACAGATTTGTGGAATGAGACAGTGAGAAGCTTCTGGTCACAACATTACATCCATTATTAAGTACATCGGGGAAAATTGTCTATGGCTTCCACAATTGCACGCTACACTTTTAATCAAATTGTTGATCTCCTGTGGAAGCCTGGACTGAAATAGAGTCCTTGGCTAAGTTAGGAACTGTAAATCGTTCCAAAGGCTGAATAGAGGAggctaatatttttttctatagctTCCACTTTGTATACTGTGCTAGCATGCACACATTTAATCAAAGTAGCAAATGTAATTCTTTTACACCTGCTGTGTAATGCTATGATGTACCTGAATTAAAACCTCATATTACCTTTAGGCTAATTACCACATACAGTGATTTTAGCACTATGGAAAATAACATAATCCATTTGAATCTTAAATTAAAATGCCTGTTCTATCTTGAACAGCAAAGCCCTGTCTATATTATTCAGAGGTATTATTTATGACCAGCTATCAGGTCTAAACGTCGAGTCACTGAGTGCAGCACTGTGTGACAGTGTAGAGGATATCTGGTGCCTAAATTGAGCCTGACCAAACTGGTTTGCTGCACACCTGGCCCTGGCACTGAGGAAAACATGATGCCAGGCTCTAGTTTGTAAGCCCCTAGTCATGTTCATATTTTCCATTGAGATTTTAATAACCATGAAAAAAAAGTTCCTGGAATTGAGACTTCTTGGTCAGATTTCTtagaaatatacatacatacatacatacatacatacatacatacatatatatatctaCTGTATGAGCATCTGGCAACTGTGAAGTTCTATAAACTTACATAACCAAGAGGCAACATTTAGGCAACAACCTATTTAGTAATAAACATAGTCATGAaaccatgacaaaaaaaatgtaagccaTGACTGTATTCAAGTGAGTGACTAATAGTGTTAAGTAGCAAGTAGGAATGTCCCTATATGTTGCTGTAGAGTGTGTGGTTATTGTGGTATTTTAAGATTATTACAGTGCTTGTTATACTGTATGCGATAGTTTTGGGCAAATTCAATAGTCGTCTTTGGGTTAAATGCTGAAACATTATACAATAAAGAttctctaataaaaaataaatgacccTATTCTGCTTAGGACATCAATCAGCATAAACTTGGTCTTGAGCAGAAAAATGGTCTTGCATAAACAGGAAGTCCCTGGAGAGAACAATTAACCGTTCTTGGGCAAAAGGGGGCAAGATGGAATGTCTGTTCTTTAAATCCGAGCTTGAggcaataaatatattttttctgtttattaggGTGGTAATGAGTGTTGGCTTTGCAACTCACCAGGCATCTAACTGTAACTGTAATGTAATGATCAAAATAAAGATTTCTTGctcaaaaatatacatttgtaaCTGTCCAATTCTCCCAGACTGTATGACATCGGAGGACTTTTTTTTGGCTATTGTTGGGCCCAGTGATTAGTAGGTCACAATATGTTCCCTATGTGCACTGATCTCCACATTCAaccaataattattttatgatgTCAGCAAAATCAGGGTAAAGGTTTCACAATTTTGAATGTGGAGTACAATGAATGAATACACATTTCCCCCAACACACCTACGGTTCTTGTTTCCTGAACTCTTTTCTAATATACAAAACAGACTAGACTGAGGACATCCTGAAAACGCATTACATCCTGGATTGCTAAATCcaaccaatatatatatatatatatatatatatatatatatatatatatatatatatatatatatatagtcatcaTTTATGCAAGAATAAAGTTTGTACACTTAATTTTAAATTTACTCTGCTGTCACATTGCTATTGTATTGCTGCTGTTACTGCTGTAGAATTTGAGTTTGTCTTTCATCACTGTTGATGGCTTGTGCACACAGTAAGTGTCCAGAGGGGCAAAGACATGTGGTATTGGCTGCAAACTTTTGGTTGTATGTTCTGTTAACATGGCAGCCAAGAAAATGATGTAAGTGTGACTTCAGGCTTCAGGGGAAGGCTTAAAACAGAAAGATTTAGAATTTATATCTCATGTGCATTTATAggcattttacatttaagcaACATGTTGTGCCTGGTCTAAACGACTCAATTTAAATAGCACTTAAAGTTGCGCAATACTAAAATGATTATTAACCAAACGTTTCCACTAATGGAAAAGTCAACAgtaaaacttttgtccatttattgtatttctatttGAGTAAAATAACAGCAATCATACCAGAATGCTACTTTTGGActcttgagcaaggtccttaaacCCCATGGGTGCTTAGTTTTGTGAAAGGGATAAAGTACTCTGCCATGGATGATACCAAGCCCGGCTGCGAAAGGAGGAGGGTGGGCGTTGGGCTTGCAACCCAACCCTGTAACAAAACCGCTATGGAATTGGCAAGTAAGCCATCAGACCTTGCTActaagtaaaagtactgatctATGAGAACTATATTTTGCTCATTTATACAATTCAATGTTCCATTCTCCTGAGCATCATATTTCTTTAAGAAGAGAGTTTTTCATTATTACAGAGTCAGAGAATAATTACTCCATGTAAACTTTAATGAGTGTTTTGGGGATGCGGTTGTCTCACGAAAGGTTATTGCACAACGCAGTTAATGGATTCACTTCAAAATAGAAAGGAACAacatgtttttctgaaatgtagtggagtaaaagCCACAATGGCATAAAAAGACAATACTCTGAAAGCTTTCGGATACTTGAAAATGTCAATAAGTACGGTAGCTAAGAAAAAATACGTCTACTACTGAAAGTAATGACcagaacacacatttacattgaGACCCAATTTAACAATGACATTATGTTATGAAGTTTATCAAATATAATTaagat
Coding sequences within:
- the ppp1r27a gene encoding protein phosphatase 1 regulatory subunit 27, which encodes MKYSCQNLVSQYTRPSTYTPTHYTPRHYTPKQEYSTSSYSTSHYSSAKYTPTYYTPPAYTPVYKTASSSYTSVYSKPSRHVRNHSTPAPQTPIVTSKPNRTVRFTNDVIFQDYVRQGDLEMIGRFMRARKVRVDKIFHSGMAALHEAVLSGNLECVKLLIKYGADVHQRDEDGWTPLHMACSDSYPEIARYLLSLGASSEAKNANGEKPADLIDPDCKELVKLFEVGCV